A portion of the Oscillatoria sp. FACHB-1406 genome contains these proteins:
- a CDS encoding tetratricopeptide repeat protein — protein MPAYTDTSQSKITEIAQSSFEDISDRSDRAWKLLGTSQFQEAINEFSRVIELDANFPQAYLGRGKAYREAGDYQASIQDLSTQIQVDPFGAAYYERGLTYQALGEPRRALEDFNQAIASSTPDYEFVADAYRRRGLIRQDLGDINGATEDFRESQEIYRKLGITPPVAEVLPQNLWQQSYTPSRLQWLFINLSGKGERTPCGVYDLEGRARAWYEWQSPNPKDDRLGLDVFTLPSDTNSIPDRNFCMMTALGNLKVEAFRMESNPPPVKLRHFQFNPEGQALIGTYECLVPPTTTAEDSNTDRFENICR, from the coding sequence TTGCCTGCGTACACAGATACATCTCAGTCAAAAATCACTGAGATTGCTCAATCTTCTTTTGAAGATATTTCCGATCGCAGCGATCGCGCTTGGAAATTGCTCGGTACTTCTCAATTTCAGGAAGCAATAAATGAATTTAGCCGCGTTATTGAGTTAGATGCAAACTTCCCTCAAGCTTACCTTGGCAGAGGTAAAGCTTATCGGGAAGCAGGAGACTATCAAGCTTCAATTCAAGACCTCTCCACTCAAATTCAAGTCGATCCGTTTGGTGCTGCTTATTATGAAAGGGGCTTAACTTATCAGGCGTTAGGAGAACCGAGAAGAGCGCTTGAAGATTTTAACCAAGCGATCGCGTCGTCTACCCCCGATTATGAATTTGTCGCTGATGCCTATCGTCGTCGAGGGCTAATTCGTCAAGATCTCGGAGACATAAATGGCGCGACTGAAGATTTTCGAGAATCCCAAGAAATTTACCGCAAACTGGGGATAACTCCTCCTGTTGCTGAAGTATTACCTCAGAATCTATGGCAACAATCCTATACCCCTTCTCGTCTTCAATGGCTTTTCATCAATTTGAGTGGAAAAGGAGAAAGAACTCCATGCGGTGTTTATGATTTAGAGGGTAGAGCGCGTGCATGGTACGAGTGGCAAAGTCCTAACCCTAAAGACGATCGGCTAGGTTTAGACGTTTTCACGCTCCCAAGCGATACAAATTCCATTCCCGACCGTAATTTTTGTATGATGACAGCCCTCGGAAATCTGAAGGTAGAAGCTTTTAGGATGGAAAGCAATCCGCCTCCAGTTAAGCTTCGCCATTTTCAATTTAATCCAGAGGGTCAAGCTCTTATCGGAACCTATGAATGTTTAGTGCCACCAACAACGACAGCAGAAGACTCGAATACCGATCGATTTGAAAATATCTGCCGTTGA
- a CDS encoding serine/threonine-protein kinase encodes MLHAEQLLQERYRLQEQLGNNASRQTWLAQDLATAPPTAVIVKFLAFSPQMQWEEFKLFEREAQVLKSLDLPRIPHHRDYFSLDAEAGEGLCWFALVQDYIPGKSLQELLDEGYRFTEEQVRSLAVQVLEILRDLHGFNPPILHRDIKPSNLILNLPQSPLLLSGAEVPPHPVSPSPDVHLIDFGAVCDATTVEGATFTVVGTAGYAPLEQFWGKTVPASDLYALGATLVHLLTGIPPAELPQKNLRLDFRHLVTLRLSWARWLETLIEPDLERRFSSAEQALAALETGSTLPKIAKPEGSKVKLDKSSRRLAIKIPPRPRSLNNRLQLVVTLLGKLMLAIGSRIFFLLPFMIGIVIILSVISRIFLGELMIVAWIIPPILIYLMRWSWKQNKSEIQNIFTELNQWIERKIGFSSLVFYYEYLRPVYDYQTRSYYHTQYYDRFFLEPPIRFFGKSIGQSRNHSLSEIEAIEATSWDGIVIEVASDKYILGKHLSEHEREWIVREIEDWIAKIKRERSTTRVLNE; translated from the coding sequence ATGCTACACGCCGAGCAACTGCTTCAGGAACGTTACCGCCTTCAAGAACAACTCGGTAACAACGCCAGTCGTCAAACTTGGCTAGCGCAAGATCTCGCCACCGCACCGCCCACCGCTGTCATCGTCAAATTCCTCGCCTTCAGTCCGCAGATGCAGTGGGAAGAGTTCAAACTGTTTGAACGCGAGGCGCAAGTGCTGAAATCCCTCGATCTTCCCCGCATTCCCCACCACCGCGACTATTTTTCCCTAGATGCTGAAGCAGGCGAAGGATTGTGTTGGTTCGCGCTAGTGCAAGATTATATTCCCGGTAAATCCTTGCAAGAATTGCTCGATGAAGGGTATCGTTTTACCGAAGAACAAGTGCGATCGCTCGCCGTTCAAGTCCTCGAAATTCTGCGCGACTTACACGGTTTCAATCCCCCCATTCTCCACCGCGACATCAAACCCAGCAACTTAATCTTAAACCTCCCCCAGTCCCCCCTGTTACTGAGCGGAGCCGAAGTACCCCCTCACCCCGTCTCCCCCTCCCCAGACGTTCACCTCATCGATTTTGGAGCCGTTTGCGATGCGACAACTGTAGAAGGCGCAACCTTTACCGTCGTCGGAACCGCAGGATATGCACCCTTAGAGCAGTTCTGGGGAAAAACCGTTCCCGCCTCCGATTTGTATGCGTTGGGCGCAACCTTAGTTCACCTGCTAACGGGAATTCCGCCCGCAGAATTACCGCAGAAAAACCTGCGTCTCGACTTCCGACATTTAGTTACGCTTCGTCTGAGTTGGGCGCGCTGGTTGGAAACATTAATCGAACCCGATTTAGAACGGCGTTTTAGTTCCGCCGAACAAGCTTTAGCTGCCTTGGAAACGGGTTCGACACTGCCAAAAATTGCCAAGCCAGAGGGCAGCAAAGTTAAGCTCGATAAATCCTCCAGACGCTTAGCGATTAAGATACCACCCCGGCCGCGATCGCTAAACAATCGTCTTCAGTTAGTTGTAACCCTCCTCGGCAAGTTGATGCTAGCGATTGGATCGAGAATCTTTTTTTTGCTTCCTTTTATGATTGGAATAGTCATAATTTTATCGGTAATATCTAGGATATTTCTAGGAGAATTAATGATTGTCGCCTGGATTATTCCACCCATACTAATCTATTTAATGCGGTGGTCTTGGAAACAGAATAAATCTGAAATTCAAAATATATTCACAGAACTCAATCAATGGATAGAGCGCAAAATTGGTTTTTCATCCCTTGTTTTTTACTATGAATATCTTCGTCCCGTTTACGATTATCAAACCCGATCCTACTATCATACGCAATATTACGATCGCTTCTTTCTCGAACCTCCCATACGTTTTTTTGGGAAAAGCATCGGACAGTCTCGAAATCACTCGCTTTCTGAGATTGAAGCCATTGAAGCAACATCTTGGGATGGAATTGTTATTGAAGTTGCCTCAGACAAGTATATTTTGGGCAAACATTTAAGCGAACACGAGCGCGAATGGATTGTTCGAGAGATCGAAGATTGGATTGCTAAAATAAAAAGAGAGCGCAGCACCACCAGAGTTCTAAATGAGTAA